In Saprospiraceae bacterium, a genomic segment contains:
- a CDS encoding CPBP family intramembrane metalloprotease, which produces MNPSEAYSFLNQAKSGLYGKAILLLALFCLIPLIIFIKILLNFIFAELNSLGFSDDAQLKNSIFYTFCIVSLLFSIKFFHKISPSQWIIGSNAFALKSIILTVLIYGTLLYSSSQIQAKWFGLEINEFPFEISSLNLLVGVSVFTWVLFEELFFRAYLLQQFYLIFKDLRITFILSGALFAAIHYTAEGLSIFDSFLVLIYYFLVSIILSIFTVLSDGITVPIAIHFTNNLAALALSPSKYFINESLNLESIKISLLTSFVELIICACVLYWILLQTKLISNIKKLNISYKI; this is translated from the coding sequence ATGAATCCAAGCGAAGCCTACTCGTTTTTAAATCAAGCAAAGTCGGGCCTATATGGCAAAGCAATTCTCCTGCTTGCTTTGTTTTGCTTGATCCCTTTGATCATCTTCATAAAAATTTTGCTGAATTTCATATTTGCTGAGCTCAATAGCCTTGGATTTTCAGACGATGCTCAATTAAAGAATTCAATATTTTATACGTTTTGTATAGTGTCGCTCCTGTTTAGTATTAAGTTCTTCCACAAGATTTCGCCATCACAATGGATCATAGGTTCAAATGCTTTTGCTTTAAAATCAATAATCCTGACCGTATTGATCTATGGAACCTTATTATATAGCAGTTCACAAATTCAAGCTAAATGGTTTGGGCTTGAAATTAATGAGTTTCCCTTTGAAATCAGTTCTTTAAATCTTTTGGTCGGCGTGAGTGTTTTTACATGGGTTCTGTTTGAAGAATTATTCTTCAGAGCTTATTTGTTGCAGCAATTCTACCTCATATTTAAGGATCTCCGGATCACATTTATTTTATCTGGCGCACTCTTTGCCGCTATACATTATACAGCCGAAGGTCTAAGTATTTTTGACTCATTTCTCGTTTTGATCTATTACTTTTTAGTATCCATCATACTAAGTATATTTACTGTATTAAGCGACGGGATTACGGTCCCGATAGCGATTCATTTCACAAATAATTTAGCTGCCTTAGCATTGTCCCCATCAAAATATTTTATAAATGAGTCTTTAAATTTAGAATCCATAAAAATTAGTCTGTTGACCTCCTTCGTAGAATTAATCATTTGTGCTTGTGTACTATATTGGATACTTCTCCAAACGAAACTTATTTCAAATATTAAAAAACTAAATATCTCTTATAAAATATGA